A stretch of DNA from Castor canadensis chromosome 2, mCasCan1.hap1v2, whole genome shotgun sequence:
agtttttttttttttgtttgttttttgggtttttttaattttttttattcatttattcacatatgcatacattgcttgggtcatttctccccctttgtgAAGGCAGTTTTTATGGCATTTTGTAGTAAATTCTGTAAAATACTTTGGTTTAATTTGTGACTTTTTTGTAAGAAATTGTTTATAGTATGTTGCATTTGTACTTAAGTCATTCCATCTTTCACTCAAGACAAATGCAAAAAATGACTATTCACAGATCTCAGTGATGAGCATTGTGGCTCAGGAGTGACAAGTTGCTAATATGCAGAAGGGATGGGTGATTTTTCTTGCTTCCACGATGCATGTTTCTGAATGTTAATGACTTGTTGGATATCTATTAAGGTACTGGAATTGATAAATAAATGCAGTCAGGGTCCTtttcaataaaaatgattataacttgaaaaagaaaaatccacttGAGAAACAGCAAGACTATGTAAGgaaggaaaagtaagaaaaaaaaacatttttggttttgctctctttattttctttctttactcacCCAGATACCACAAAGCAGGTGGTATAAAGATGAataaagaagaggggaaaaaagatgtGAAGACTATTATATATATACTAACACCACCAAAATCAAGGCAATAAATTCCCCTGAATGGCACCCATACTAGTACAAAATCTTCCCCAGAGTGCATTATCCATATATTTTACCTTTATTCTCCTAGTGAGAATACAGGTTGACATCAACTCTCCAGAAGGAATTTTGCAATAAAATTCAAGAATCTTGTGCAATTCAGTAATTCTCTGTCCAGGAATGTATCCTAAATAGGGGAAAAACTCAAAGGTGTACTGAAtgtggaaaaatagaaataacctaaTGTGCATtagtaagaaattattaattaCATAGAATACATCCATATGATGAAATCTGATGCCATCATGAAAATCAAGTCAGAGGTAAAAGacgacaaaataaaagaaattcttgcTGTGAGTGAGAAGTGAGAAAGAAGAGTATCTAGCAAGAATGCACACTTTCTTGGGATGCACACTTTCACAGCCAGGACAGACTCCCTTGTTTTCAGagttttcctttccctccacctCTGTTTTCATAACCATGACCTTTCATATGCACATTTTCatcttttgtattcatttattcatcctggTAATAACCCCTAACTCCTTCCTCTTAAATTAAATTTCATCAATAGGGACATTTTAAGTCAGTTTCTCATGAAtttgaaaacaaggaaaagattttgtatgtgtatgaatgTACAGGTGCACACACACCCATACAATGACTAACAAAATCCTGGAGATGAGTTAGGAGAACCAGAAACCTGTTATAAAAGAAGATGTCCTTTCCCTGGTTATTCTTGGGTAATAATTCTAAATATCATAAACATTAGTTAGGCTATTAGAATGAAAACCATATACTGGGTGGCTAGTATACAACAGAAATTACTTTCTCACAGCTCTGAATGCTGGGGAAGTCAAAGGTCAAGTAATCTATAGATATAATACCCCACTTCAGAGATCCCATTTACAGACAGCACCTTCTTGCTGAGTCTCTTCAGACCTCTTTCATAAGTGCACTAATCTCATTTATGAGGGCTCCATTCTCATGACTGTTAATACCTCTCAAAGACTCCCCCTCTAAATACCATGATTTTAATATGAATTTCGGGAGGACAGAATTGTTCAGTATACagaaaacatgtaatatataGTAAATATACAAGTGGGTATATGTTATAGATGGAATACAGAAAAACCTGGTATAACataatctttttttatataattaaGATGGGCCCAGAAAGAGAAAGCAATTGTCCAAGCCCGAACAATAAAAGTGAAAGTCTTGACACTAGAAAAAAGGATCTATAAgggataaaaacaatttttactgagTGTCTGGCTTTTAAATTCTCTTAATTACTCTGGAAAAAGATTAAAGATGAATGTTTCTTAGAAACATGAAGTAACTTGCTGGGTAGAAgctagaattcaaaccccatcctGCCTTCCAACTCCCTAGTCTCTGTTCTTTCTGAATATTTATGTTGCTCTGTCCCTGTCCCTGCCCCAATCACCTGAATTCTACATGGTTCATCTATCCATGCTCTTTGTTTTCAATTAACTATTATTGATTGGCATCATCCCAGAGGGCAAAATTATACAAGtatccaaatattttttcaaataaagacaATTTTTCTAAATACAGCCTCCTAGATCAAAGCAGTTTCATAGTATTCCATATATCGTTACTTCACAAAAATGTTTAcgatttatgattttcttttaaaccaAAAGTTAGCTCTACCTCCTTTTACACAGTACCATTAACTTGTGGATTTATGAATCTGAGGTATACCAAAGCATTCACCCTTTACTTGGAGGTGTGTCAGAGTTCCAACAGAAAACAGGTGATCCAGTTAAACAAAGTGATGGAAAAATATAATACAGGAACTATCTCCACAGGTGTAAGCAGAATGTTGGTTGAGAGAGATGATCAAGCTCTCTGGGATAGCAACAGCAGGGAGACATTATGACCCCTTGGAAGGAAgtagcaagagagagaaagcagttaCTGTAACCCAGTAGGGAATGGAGAAATCAGTTCCTGCCACTTAACCCTAACTGGGTGAAAGTCTGGGAATAAATGTCACCATGTCACTCCACTTTGTCTCCCTGATTTTCTATGTTGAAGCTGCCTTTGGCCTAACCCTCAAAAAAGAACCAAGAAGGAAAGGAAGCTCATTTGGGAATTCCTTCCAATACTTGCAGAGAGGTGTAAAAGCACAGAAAGTTGCTCCAAGAAGGTACCCATCATCTGTGCTGCATGCAGTGCCTAGAATATTTGGTTGGCATTTCCTCTGCTGATTGCTGCTTTCTGGGGCTAACCTGATTAAGACTTATAACACAAGGAGTTCTATGGTACTAAAATATTCTCCAGATACATAGCTGATGGCCATGAGCTGTAGCCCTCTCTACTCTAGCTTTAAAAGCACAAtttgaagacaaagaaattaatgtgTGTAAAATCATTTCCAAATTCTGCCCTTGGGAATCTTGACATCTTCGTAATTTCTTAAACTCATTATCATCACCAAATCCCTGAAAGTACAAGTTCCTGAAGCTCCACACCACTATCCCAGGTGGCAGCATGCTTGCTTGCTGCTCTCTGGGTCCTCCCCCGCACCCTGCAAAATGCTTCTAGAACTTCTGTGGTCATCTAGCCAAGATCATCTTAATAAAAACCCATACCTCCTACCTTCTTGCaaaaatgtgctatttaaaaTTAGCGCTTGAAAAGTTACATGAAATTTCTCTAGACAGAACCTGATTTTAACATCCTAGGCGAGCTCAcatgtttttttccccccaaaggcctgaaagaggaagaaagtgagCCATAATGGAAAGCAACCAGTATGAGAAACGGAGTCTATTTTCTAGTCACTGCTATGCTGAGAGCTGACCCCCAGGAAGAGTCATAagcctgtatttatttttaaaaatatgggggACCTGATTTAGATGATCCTCAAGACCCACTAAATGTAAGCATTTTGTAGTTTTAAGAATCTTCTTAAATTGAAGGTCCCCTCCAAAGGAGGAAGATGAATGTGtttgaaaatgatttaaaattttttctgtgtaTCCCATGGAGTCTGAATCATCTATTGGTAGAAAAAAGTGTCTTTCCCAAGCATTTCCTCTTTCTTAGGAGAATGAAGTTTTGCTCAAGGTTTTTTTCAGAGCAACTTTAACATCTTTATTCCTCAAACTGTAGATTAATGGGTTGAGCATGGGCACCACAATGGTGTAGAACAAGGAGGACACTTTCCCTTGGTTCATAGGTAAAAGAGAAGATGGTTTAAGATACATGAATGCCCCTgacccaaaaaaaagagaaactgctaTGATGTGGGAGCTGCAGGTGCTGAAGGCTTTGGACCTGCCCTCAGTGGAGCGAATGAGGAGGATGCTGGACAGGATGAGAGAATAAGAAATGAAGATGGTGACTGTGGGCACGCCAATATCAATGCCCACAACAATGAAGACCACCAGTTCATTCACATAGGTGCTTGTACAAGAGCGCTCAAGAAGGGGAAGGATGTCACACATGTAATGGTTGACAAGGTTGTTGGCACAGAAAGTCAGCCTTACCATGCATGCTGTGTGGGCCATGGCCCCAGTAAATCCCATCACATAAACACCCAACAAAAGGAGTAAACACACTTGGGGAGACATGGTGACTGTGTACACCAGAGGGTTACAGATGGCAACACAGCGGTCATATGCCATTGCTGACAGGATGAAGGACTCGGAGacgacaaagaaaagaaagaagaagagctgAGCCATACACTCAGGGTAGGAGATGATATTCTTCTTTGAGACAAAACTCATCAGCATTTTGGGGGTGATTACAGTGGAATAGCAGAAGTCTATAAGGGACAAATtgaagaggaagaagtacatgggggtgtgcagGTGAGAGTTCAGCTTTATCAGGGTGATCAAGCCCAGATTCCCCACCACAGTGACCATGTAGAAGCCTAGAAACAGGGAAAAGAGGGGGATCCGGAGTCCTGGCTGGTCCGTTAAGCCTGCGAGGATGAACTCTGTCACAGAGGAGGAATTCTCAGCTGCCATTCTCAATTTAGGCATTCTGTAAGGACAAGGGGAAAGAATCATTAAGagtggggctgggggaagggaaagagaagagagagaccaCTGCTGCCTTCCAAGTCACCTCCCTCATTCTTGAGAACTGGATGTGCACAGAGATTTTGAACTTCAGCAGAGGGGCCTTTCCTGATGCTGCGTTGCAGTTCTCATGGCTCCAGTGACTCTGCCTCTGCAGCACCCACTGGAGAATGCACCTACCACCTTCCTCTCATAGGCATGGCTGGGAAAGAGGACCCTAAGGAGACCTTGAGGAGACTGTTCAATTTGGTCTCTGTTGTGCCCTTCTAACTTCAGTTTTTGCTCAAGCGTACAAAAATGGGCCAATCTCTGAGAAAAGTTTTCTCAGAGGCTGGGGCCAGTCCAACTGTGCCAGGAGTATCCACCTCATGACCACCCTAgacagagaagaagggagagatagaTTTCCTCAGATCTTTAGAACCCAAGATGATGGGCTTAGGAATAGTTCAAACCATCCACCAACATTCATTTACTCACCTTCCTTCTTCCTGAAGCTTCAGTGCTGTATTTTTTGGTCCAACACTTATCCACATATTAAAGGGTGTGGTGTTGATGCAGATGAAGGTCTAAGCACAGACTCCTTTACCCTTTCTTCTGGTTGAGGAGTAAGAGCCCCTAGGCGGGCTCAGACCTTACCTGAGCTAGAGAGCAGATATCTGAGTGGAACTTTTCTCTGAGGCTCTTCTCTATCCTGCAAGGAGACTGAGCAGTTTATTCTGGGTTTAGTTTTATTCTAGGGACCTGATTAGATGCAGAAACTCAGAGGTTCCCCTAGGGGTTCAGCCCTAGATACTAACTTTAAAAAGAgagccttttgttgttgttttttgcttaTGCCCTTGATAATATTTGAATGGGCTTTTAGAAACATAAAACTATTTGTTCTATTAACATGTATTCAGCAATATGCAAAGAATTGTGCAACATTTATTTACCATGTATTGAGCACTTAATGTATACTCACAATTTCTGTTCTGGCATTATATACTTACTGTGGCATGCCAGGATCCAATTCCAATTTTAATGCAATGCTTCATTGTAATTTTCCCTCTAATCCTGTGCACTGTAttttatcatctccattttagagatgaagtaATTCCCCAGGTGTTAAATTACTTATTTCACATTAAACCTAGGTCCATTTTCTCCAAATTTGGTAGTAAAAATTGCTTTGAATATCTCCTTGTGGGAGATAATGAAATATGAAAAGTAGGGTCCTTGCCCTCAAGGCTttgacaatgttttaaaaataagttatacatagtactggaattcctagccagagcaattaggcaagaagaaggaataaaaggaatacaaataggtaaagaaactgtcaaaatatccctatttgcagacgacatgatcctataccttaaagacccaaaaaactctactcagaagcttctagacatcatcaatagctatagcaaggtagcaggatataaaatcaacatagaaaaatcattagcatttctatacactaacaatgagcaaacggaaaaagaatgtgtgaaaacaattccatttacaatagcctcaaagaaaaccaaatacctaggtgtaaacctaacaaaagatgtgaaagacctctacaaggaaaaccatacactcctgaagaaagagattgaggaagactatagaaagtggagagatctcccatgctcatggattggtagaatcaacatagtaaaaatgtcgatactccccaaagtaatctacatgtttaatgcaattcccatcaaaattccaatgatattcattaaagagattgaaaaatctactgtgaaatttatatggaaacacaagaggccacgaatagccaaggcaatactcagtcaaaagaacaatgcaggaggtatcacaatacctgacttcaaactatatttacaaagcaataacaataaaaacagcatggtactggcacaaaaacagacatgaagaccagtggaacagaatagaggatccagatatgaagccacacaactataaccacttatctttgacaaaagagctaaaaaatatgatggagaaatagcagcctcttcaacaaaaactgttgggaaaactggttagcagtctgcaaaaaactgaaactagatccatgtatatcaccctataccaagattaactcaaaatggatcaaggatcttaatatcagaccacaaactctaaagttgatacaggaaagagtaggaaatactctggagttagtaggtataggtaagaactttctcaacgaaaccccagcaacacagcaactaagagatagcatagataaatggggcctcataaaactaaaaagcttctgttcatgaaaagaaatggtctctaaactgaagagaacacccacagagtgggagaaaatatttgccaactatacatcagacaaaggactgataaccagaatatatagggaacttaaaaaactaaattctaccaaaactaatgaaccaataaagaaatgggcaagtgaactaaacagaactttctcaaaagaagaaattcaaatggccagaaaacacatgaaaaaatgctcaccatctctagcaataaaggaaatgcaaattaaaaccatactaagactccacctcacccctgttagaatagccatcatcagcaacaccaccaacaacaggtgttagggaggatgtggggaaaaaggaaccctcttacactgttggtgggaatgtagactagtacaaccactctggaaaaaaatttggaggctactaaaaagctagacatcgatctaacacttgatccagcaataccactcttggggatatacccaaaagactgttactccagaggcacctgcacacccatgtttattgcggcactattcacaatagccaagttatggaaacagccaagatgccccaccactgacgaatggattaagaaaatgtggtatccatacacaatggaattctatgcagccatgaagaagaacgaaatgttatcattcgctggtaaatggatagaattggagaacatcattctgagtgcggttagcctggcccaaaagaccaaaaatcgtatgttctccctcatatgtggacattagatcaagggtaaacacaacaaggggattggactatgagcacatgataaaagcgagagcacacaagggaggggtgaggataggtaagacacctaaaaaattagctagcatttgttgcccttaacacagagaaactaaagcagataccttaaaagcaactgaggccaataggaaaaggggagcaggaagtagagaaaaggtgagatcaaaaagaattaacctagaaggtaacacccacacacaggaaatcaatgtgagtcaacgccttgtatagctatccttatctcaaccagcaaaaacccttgttccttcctattattgcttatactctctctacaacaaaataagaaataacggcaaaatagtttctgctgggtattgaggggggggagagggagggggcggagtgggtggtaagggaggggtgggggcaggggggagaaatgaaccaagccttgtatgcacatatgaataataaaagaaaaaggaaaaataaataaataaaaaaaataaaaataagttataacATATCTAGTTAAATATGTGAAAGAATGTGAGAAGATCCAGAAagggtaaaaataaaatgctgtgcCAGTTCAGACAGAGGTGTTCAACACACCACTTACATTTCAGGTATCACAGGAATTACCCAATACGTAGTCCAGAGGAGAAATCAACTTGTCTTCTTCTGGAATGCAAGCTTAACATGAAAGACCAGTTCCCATAAGTTAAGAATAGTATTTGTCCAAAATCTGATGAGCTGTGGAAGACTCCTTGATGCCCCATATCCTCCATCCCTGCACCCTTCAGGCTCACAGTATCCTCGTTCTGAGCCTGAGAGTATTGTAGCCTGATTCCCTTTTGCTCCACTGGACATTTGTCTCCCTGGTTTTGTTGCTTTGCTCCTTTCTTAACTCTTCCTCTACAATGACAAAATTGACATCCTCTGTGCATCAGGATCTCGGAGCCTTGTTTGAGCTAAGTGACAGTTAATTCTCACTCAGGATTTCATAGACTTGAAGCAGTATTGAAAATTATCATCTAATTCTGGTTGTacaattaaattagaaaattatattcTTATTTAAAGCACATACCCTGCAGCCACAACACAGTCATAATAAATGGGAATCTTTGGGGATGAGACTTTAGAATCTGCATTTCTTTTCTAAATCTCCCCCAGGGTGACCTGGATGTTTATCCAGAAGTCCACTGATTTAATGCTTCCATCCTGTATGTTTTTCCAGCAGGAAAATTGAGAACCCACCAGTCATAGACCTGTTTGGTGGTAAAGTAATACATGGGTCTCCAACCTCTTCAGCTATATTGTCTTGGAAAAAGCTTAGTTGGCCTTTATTTCGCTGAAATACAGTATAAAAGTAAGGGATACATTGGACATCAGACCTGGAACAGCATCCCAGGTGATACTGGGGAGAGATTTGAATGACACAATAAGAAACATATGCAATGTCAACCCATAGACTATGTTGAACAGGGGAATGACCTTGTCAGAGTTGTGATAAGGGAGAACAGTTATCAAATTAGCTATTGAGTATCAATAATCTGATGCAAGTGTTCCCCCACATGCTGTACTTAATTTGTAATTCAACATGGTACCTTCGCTCAAAGCATCAGCAATAACATAATGGATTTTCAGACCAAGTACCagataaacagaacaaaagaacTTCCTAAGCTTTTTAGCACATACCACTAACACTTCCTTATAGCTCTGGTCCCACTACACTCTTCTCTGAACATCTTTATTGGGCCCTAAGTTCAGGTCCTATACCTAACTCTCTGAGTTAAACATCTTTTCTGCCTCCTTTCATATTACTCCACAGCTTCTGTGGTTTCTATGGCAACAAGCAGCATCCACTGCTTTCTGTCCTAGGACATCTCTGTCACCACAATGTGAAATGTATGTGAGAATCTGCTCAGTCATTCAGATTCATATGCAGAACTGGAAATGGAAGGTGTTAACACCCCCAGGAGGCATTTGGGGACTTGCTCCCCCCTCTTCTGTGTATCCAGTGGTCATGATTTGCAGTATCTCCAAGAGTCTCAGAAAGAACGACCCTAAATTCCCTCTTAAGGTGACCAATAACACATGCTGGCATTGGTTTTCTAGTCTTCTCTGTTTCACTCATTTGCTTCCCTGGGATCCTCTCTAGAATAAGCTACCTACACACAAGTCCTTTGTCTTCAGCATGGATTTTTGTGGAAAGACCAGCTAATGAATTCTTAAAACAGTATTTGAAGCATGTTTGGACAAAATGTTCCTTACTCCATCTGGGAGGAAAGAGCCTCACCCAAATCTGTTTGATTCTCTGTCAGAAAAGTAAATATGAATCACTAAATTCATCAAGTACCTGAAATTTCACATTAcagagaatttttgtgtctttaGCATGCTTTACAAAAGTCTCAAAATGCCATAAGGAGTAGGAACTCAAATTATTATCAGCTCATACCCTAGtgtggttatttaaaaaaaaccctatgaCTCTTTGTCCTTGGGTATACAGTTGCTCCACTCATAAGTAGTTACTGTCATTGTGATATTATTCCTATT
This window harbors:
- the LOC141417677 gene encoding olfactory receptor 8B8, encoding MPKLRMAAENSSSVTEFILAGLTDQPGLRIPLFSLFLGFYMVTVVGNLGLITLIKLNSHLHTPMYFFLFNLSLIDFCYSTVITPKMLMSFVSKKNIISYPECMAQLFFFLFFVVSESFILSAMAYDRCVAICNPLVYTVTMSPQVCLLLLLGVYVMGFTGAMAHTACMVRLTFCANNLVNHYMCDILPLLERSCTSTYVNELVVFIVVGIDIGVPTVTIFISYSLILSSILLIRSTEGRSKAFSTCSSHIIAVSLFFGSGAFMYLKPSSLLPMNQGKVSSLFYTIVVPMLNPLIYSLRNKDVKVALKKTLSKTSFS